From Coffea arabica cultivar ET-39 chromosome 2e, Coffea Arabica ET-39 HiFi, whole genome shotgun sequence, the proteins below share one genomic window:
- the LOC113732612 gene encoding uncharacterized protein, giving the protein MTGGRGGMLWVGLLVLILWSSSNVEGEEYMKYKDPKVPVGVRAKDLLSRMTLEEKIGQMVQIDRSVATPAVMKNYYIGSVLSGGGSTPLPQASAADWVNMVNDFQKGSLSTRLGIPMIYGIDAVHGHNNVFNATIFPHNIGLGAARDPELVRRIGDATALEVRATGIPYVFAPCIAVCRDPRWGRCYESYSEDPKIIREMTDIILGLQGEIPSGSRKGVPYVAGKDKVAACAKHFVGDGGTTKGINENNTLIDRHGLLSIHMPAYYDSIIKGVSTVMISYSSWNGERMHANRDMITGFLKDKIKFKGFVISDWEGIDRITSPPHANYTYSVEASILAGIDMVMIPFNYTEFIDDLTHLVKNKFIPMDRIDDAVERILLVKFTLGLFEDPLADLSLTNEVGKQEHRNLAREAVRKSLVLLKNGKNETDPLIPLAKKASKILVAGSHADNLGYQCGGWTISWQGFSGNNYTRGTTILAAINSTVDKETELEYLENPDSQYVKSNNFDYAIVVVGEPPYTESAGDSQTLTILDPGPAVIINVCGVIKCVVIIVSGRPIVIEPYISSIDALVAAWLPGTEGQGVTDVLFGDYEFTGKLPRTWFRTIDQLPMNVGDSHYDPLFPFGFGLTTHQSIVSRSKSSGFKGHPYATLILIFVLIGLYFQGNLLT; this is encoded by the exons ATGACTGGGGGAAGAGGTGGGATGCTGTGGGTTGGGCTGTTGGTGTTGATCCTGTGGAGCAGCAGCAATGTGGAGGGAGAAGAGTACATGAAATACAAGGACCCAAAGGTGCCTGTTGGTGTGAGAGCGAAGGATCTTCTGAGTAGAATGACTTTGGAGGAGAAAATTGGTCAGATGGTTCAGATTGATAGAAGTGTTGCCACCCCTGCTGTCATGAAAAATTACTACATTG GGAGTGTTTTAAGTGGTGGGGGAAGTACACCACTTCCACAGGCTAGTGCTGCAGATTGGGTCAACATGGTGAATGACTTTCAGAAGGGGTCATTATCTACGCGGTTGGGAATACCCATGATATACGGGATTGATGCTGTTCATGGACACAACAATGTCTTTAATGCCACCATCTTTCCACATAATATTGGTCTTGGTGCTGCAAG GGATCCTGAACTAGTGCGGAGGATTGGTGACGCAACTGCTCTTGAAGTTAGAGCTACAGGGATACCTTATGTATTTGCTCCTTGCATAGCT GTTTGCCGAGACCCAAGGTGGGGTAGATGCTATGAGAGCTACAGTGAGGACCCCAAGATCATTCGAGAAATGACAGACATCATACTTGGGTTGCAAGGGGAAATTCCTAGTGGTTCTCGGAAGGGTGTCCCATATGTTGCTGGAAA GGACAAGGTAGCAGCTTGTGCAAAGCACTTTGTTGGTGATGGTGGCACAACTAAGGGGATTAATGAGAACAATACCCTTATTGACAGGCATGGGTTGCTTAGCATCCATATGCCTGCCTATTATGACTCCATTATCAAGGGTGTGTCCACAGTCATGATCTCTTACTCAAGTTGGAATGGTGAAAGGATGCATGCTAACCGTGATATGATTACTGGTTTTCTGAAGGACAAAATCAAGTTCAAG GGTTTCGTCATCTCAGATTGGGAAGGCATTGACAGGATCACTTCACCACCACATGCAAATTACACCTACTCTGTTGAGGCTAGTATATTGGCAGGCATTGACATG GTTATGATCCCTTTTAATTATACTGAGTTCATTGATGATCTCACTCACCTGgtgaagaacaaatttataCCAATGGATCGCATTGATGATGCTGTAGAGAGGATTTTACTGGTAAAGTTTACCTTGGGACTCTTTGAGGATCCCCTTGCTGATCTTAGTTTAACCAATGAAGTTGGGAAACAG GAGCACAGAAATTTGGCAAGGGAAGCTGTTAGAAAATCTCTTGTTCTGCTTAAGAATGGGAAAAATGAGACTGATCCTTTAATTCCTCTTGCCAAGAAAGCATCAAAAATTTTAGTTGCTGGTAGCCATGCAGATAACTTGGGTTACCAATGTGGTGGATGGACAATAAGCTGGCAAGGATTTAGTGGCAATAATTACACAAGAG GAACAACAATCCTTGCTGCAATTAACTCTACAGTTGATAAGGAGACAGAACTTGAGTACCTTGAAAATCCTGATAGTCAGTATGTAAAGTCCAACAACTTCGATTATGCTATTGTTGTTGTCGGAGAACCTCCTTACACAGAGAGTGCAGGAGACAGTCAAACTCTTACAATTTTAGATCCTGGTCCAGCTGTGATAATCAATGTTTGTGGGGTCATCAAGTGTGTTGTTATCATTGTATCTGGTCGACCTATAGTGATTGAACCATATATTTCTTCAATTGATGCACTGGTTGCAGCCTGGTTACCTGGCACCGAAGGTCAAGGTGTGACTGATGTCCTCTTTGGGGATTATGAGTTCACTGGAAAACTTCCAAGAACCTGGTTCAGAACTATTGACCAACTTCCAATGAACGTGGGAGATTCCCATTATGATCCACTTTTCCCTTTTGGATTTGGACTCACAACTCACCAGTCCATAGTGTCAAG GTCAAAATCATCTGGCTTTAAGGGACATCCATATGCAACTTTAATTCTGATTTTTGTCTTAATCGGTTTGTACTTTCAAGGTAATCTTTTAACATGA